A region of the Stieleria neptunia genome:
GGATCCGCCGTTGGTTACCCGCCCGGGCGCACGACAACGGTCTGTTCGTGATCTTCAGCAACGGCGTCGGCGTGGACGATGATGAAGTGCGGACCGGCAATTCGATGATCTTGGGGCCCTACGGTGAGACGTTGGCGGAAACATGGAAGGCCGATGACGACATCGTGGTCGCTCAGCTTGATCCATCGATCCAAGCCACCAGCACCGGCCGTCGCTGGCTCAAGTCCCGGCGGCCCGAACTCTACGGCCCACTCGCCGAGCGGACCGGAATTGAACAAGACACGCGCGTCGTTCGTTTTGCCAAGGTGACTGGCGCCCACTCTGGCACGTGAACGCTTGTCTCGGGTATCATCGTTGTTTGGGGGGCGTGAAATAACGGATTGCAGCCTCCAGCGTGCAATGATTGCCGCTGTTGCAACCATTGCGCCCCGCAGGCACATCGGCACTGAAACCATCTTCCATGACCGATCCCGAGAACGACAACGACCTGCGCGACGACGGCCGCGAAACGCGTACGCAGCTCACCAGCGAACCCTCCGGATTTTCACACGACGGCGGGGATGATCCGATCGGCGAAACGATCGATAGTGCTTCGGTTACCAATCCGGACAATCGACCCGAAAGAGAAGAGGAGGAATTACCCGCGGCGATCGGTCGCTACCGCATCGAGTCGATGCTCGGCAAGGGCGGATTCGGATCGGTCTATCTGGCCTTTGATGATGAATTGCAGCGAAACGTCACGATCAAAGTGCCGCACACGCACCGCATCAAGAGTTCCAAGGACGTCAATGCGTTTCTGACCGAGGCGCGGACGCTTGCCAAGTTGGAGCACCCCAATGTCGTGCCCGTGCACGACGTCGGTACCACGCCCGAAGGGCAGTGCTTTATCGTTTCCAGATACATCGACGGCAGCGATTTGGTAGGCCGGATGCGGACGTCTCCGTTGTCGATCGGGGAATCGGTCGAGCTGGTCGCAACGATTGCCGAGGCGTTGCATTACGTCCATCACCAGGGTGTCATTCATCGCGACATCAAACCGAGCAACATTCTGTTGGACAAACGCGGCACGGCCTACCTGGCGGATTTCGGGCTGGCGCTGTTGGAAGACGACGGCATCGGGTCCAAGGCGGTCGCGGGCACACCTGCATACATGAGTCCCGAGCAGGCGCGCGGGGAGAATCACCTGGTCAAAGCCACCTCGGATATATTCAGTCTGGGGGTCGTGCTCTATCAATTGCTGGCAGGACGGCGGCCGTTTGTCGCCGAACCGGGTCAATCGGTGACGCAATTGATTCAAGAGCAAGAGGCCAGCCCGTTGCGTGACCTCAACCGGGACGTGCCGGCGGAAATCGAGCGGATCTGCATGAAGGCACTCTCCAAACGTGCGACCGCTCGACATCAAACGGCGCTCGATTTTAGCGAGGACCTGCGTCACTTCCTCGCCCACGGTGAAAACTTGGATTTGATCAGCAGCACGCTGATCCCTCATGAGCAAGGGCGTTCCGGCGAGCGTTCTCGTTCGAGCCGTCGGGCCCTGGGGATCGTCCCCAGGGGGCTGCGTTCGTTTGGACCGCAAGACGCTCACTTTTTCATGGGCCTACTGCCCGGGCCGTACGACCGCGACGGGACGCCGGAATCGATTTTATTTTGGAAACGCCGGATCGAAGAACGGGATCCCGAAAACAGCTTTCGCATCGGTTTGATCTACGGGCCGTCGGGATGCGGCAAAAGTTCGTTCGTCAAAGCGGGGTTGGTTCCGACGCTCTCGTCAGACGTCATCCCGGTGGTCATCGAGGCGGCACCGGATGCGACCGAAACACGTTTGCTGAATCGTCTCCGCCGCAGTTGCCCTTACCTGGATACCGAGTTGGGGCTGCCCGAATCGATCGCAACGCTCCGCCGCGGTCACGTGATGGGCCAGGGCAAAAAAGTGTTGCTCGTGATCGATCAATTCGAACAGTGGCTGTATTCGGTCGAACAGCCCGAGCACTCCGTCTTGGCCAAAGCCCTGCGGCAATGCGACGGCGAACATGTGCAATGCATCTTGATGGTCAGGGACGATTTCTGGTTGGCATTCAGCCGATTCATGGATCACCTGGAAGTCGATCTGATGCAAAACAAGAACATGGCATTGATCGATCTGTTTGATCCGCAGCACGCGCGACGGGTGCTGACGGAGTTCGGCCGCGCCTTTGGTCGATTGCCCGAACACAGTGCCGAACTGAGCCGCGACGCTCGGTCGTTCGTGGCCCAAGCGATCGAGGGATTGGCCGAGCATGGAAAAATCACGCCGGTTCGATTGGCGTTGTTTGCTGAAATGGTCAAGAACAAGCCGTGGACGACAGCTACCTTGCGCAAAATCGGCGGCACCGCCGGCGTGGGCGTGATGTTCTTGGACGAGAATTTCTCCTCCGAAAACGCCCCCGCCAGCTATCGCATTCATCTCAACGCGGTCTACGCGACGTTAGGGGCTCTGTTGCCGCAACCGGGGACGAACCTGAAAGGCCACATGCGGTCTCGCGAAGAGTTGCTTGAATTGTCCGGCTATTCTGACCAGCCCAAACAATTTCAGTCCCTGATGCGGGCGCTCGATACCGAATTGCATCTGATCACGCGGACCGATCCCGAAGGCCGCGGAGACCTGTCGGTGAGCCGATCGGGAATTCACTCGGATCTGCAATCGGGAAACCGATCGGGAGTCCAATCCGGCAGCCTTTCGCAATCGGTTTATTATCACCTGGCACACGATTATCTGGTTCCGGCGATCCGCGATTGGCAAGCCCGAATGCAGCGTGGGACCCGCAAGGGTCGCGCGGAGATTCGTTTGGCCCAACGCACCGAAGTTTGGGATGCCAGGCCGGATTCGCGGCACCTGCCGACATTGCCCGAATGGGTTTCGATCTTGGCGTTCACGCGGCGAGATCACTGGGATGACGCCCAGCAGCGGATGATGAAATCGGCGACGCGGCGGCACGTGTCGGGCATCGCGATCGCGTCGATGTTCCTGTTGCTGGTCGGCTGGGGCGTGCTGCAGTATTCATCATGGAATCGAGCGAAGGCGTTGACCGGTCAACTCGCGATCGCCAAGGTCGGCGAGGTCAGCGGACTGCTCGATCAATTGGAGGGGCGCGAACGCTGGACGACGGACCGATTGATCGACATTCAACAAGCCAGTCAGCCCGGGTCCCCCACGCATCTGTTTGCCTCGTTGGCGCTGTTGCGTTCGGGGAGCGACGAACTGGAGAACATCAAACCGGCTCTGCTCCGTTCGGATCCAGAAACGTTGGCCCTGTTGTGCCAGGAACTTCGTCGTCACGGCAGTCGACTGGCCGGGCACCTGTGGGAGCGGGCGGAGGACGAATCGGTTGCGCCAAAATCGGACGAGAAAGGTCGCCTGGTCAGCCCGCGTTTCAATGCGGCGTTGGTCCTGGCCAATTTCGATCCGCCCGGCCAAACACCGGCCAGCCGCAACCGATGGAACGCCGTGGCGGACCCATTTGCCGATGAACTGATTCATTTTGCCAACATCGATCGTCGCTACTTTCGCTCCATGGTGGACTTGATTCGGCCCGCGACTCCGGTACTGGTCGGCCCGCTCGCCGAAGTCATGACCGATCCCGATGGCGAAGAGACAGAACTGCGTCGATCGGCCGCGCAAAACCTGCTGATCAACCTGCTCGAAGACGACGTCCCGGAATTGACCCATCAGCTGTTGCACGCCGACGTCGCGCAGATCTTATTCTCCATCGACTTGATCGACAAACACCGCAACGCCGTTCGCCCGCTGCTCAATGCTGCGGTCGCCAAGCAGCTTGATCTGCGTGACCCCGACTGGAAACGTGATGCCAAACGCAAGGCGACCGCCGCGGCGATCTTGTTGCGGCACGGCGCATCGAACTCGGACATCTGGTCAACCTTTCAACCGGATCAAATGCCGACAGAGGGTCTTGCAAAGACGCTCGAATCGGATGATTGGGTGCGCAGTGAGTTGCAGCGATTGCTCGCCGCAAAGGAATATGAGGCATTGGGGTCCGCTGACCGCGAGGAGTTGATCTCGCGCTATCGTCAAATCACCTTCGGCAGAACCGCGATCCCCAACGCACGAACCCGATTGGTCCAGCGGATCCGCGCCTTCGGTGTTGATCCCGACCCGATCGCCCAACGCTTGCTGGTCGAGTCAGACGTGCCGACCCAGTGCGGGCTGATGCAAGCCTTGGGAGAATACCCGCGAGAACAGGTCAACGCAGACCTTCGCGATCGGGTGATCACGTTGGCCCAAGGATGGTTTACCACCGCCAGCGACGCCAGATTGCGTGCCAATTCCCTGTGGTTTCTGCGGCAGTGGAAGGAGGCGGACTGGGTCCGAGGTCGATTGTACCTGGTCAAACCCGAACAGCCGTCCAAGCGAAATTGGTACGTCAATTCCGAGGGGCACACGATGATTCAATTGCCTCCGCACGAACCCGAAGATTCGTATCGCATCGAGGTCGCGATGGCAGAAGTGACGCTGGGGCAAATGAGACGCTCGATGCCCGACGGCGTGGAGTCCAGGGGATGGAAGGCACCGTCGGATGATGCGGCCGTCGGCAGCGTGACTTACCACGATGCGGTCGCCTACTGTAATTGGCTGTCGCGCGAAACCGGCCTCCAGGAGGATCAGCTTTGCTATCCCGATCGCACCGACGACTCGATTGAACCGGTCTTGCTGTACCCGGACTACAAACAGCGAACCGGGTATCGGCTGCCGATGGCGGAGGAGTGGTTTTTCATGTGCACCGGCGGCGCGATCACCGACTATTCCTTTGGCAGTTGTGAACAGCCCTCGTACCTGCTGTCGACGGATCGGATTTCCGAGGGGTACAGCCCGGCCAAGCCGACCGACGGGAACGGGAGTTGGGCTGTCGGGCTGGCGCGGCCCAACGGGTTTGGCATCTTTGACACCTATTCCAATGTACGTGAATGGACAAGCGACATCGATCAGGGAAATGCAACGCGTCTTCAGGTTTGCGGATTTGATTATCGGTTTCACCTGGGAATGTCAGGCGTCCAGCCTCGCTATCTGGGATGGTCGCAGCCCCACTCACAACCCTCCTTCTATGGGTTGCGTGTCTTTCGATCCAGGCCGACAGCGGCGGAATGAACGAAGGATTTGAAGTGGCAGAATGATACGGGGCAGAATGATGTTCAGACCGCTCCGATCGCGGAGCCCCCATCATTCTGCCACCCCATCATTCTGCCACCCCATCATTCTGCCACCCCATCATTCTGCCACCCCATCATTCTGCCACCTCATCATTCTGCCACTTCATCGTTCTGCAACCCCCGCTTGTCCCTGTCGCCGTCCGCGCCCTTGCGAGCGTCGCTATGACATTAATTTCCCACTCGCTGCGTGACGTTGCGATCTCTGCCGAGGGCGCCGAATGCACGCGGATCGAATGCCGCGTTTTGGTACAAGGCGATGCGTCGACGGCATTCTTCCAAGGCAAACGCTCGCGTCATCGATCCGAAGCCGGTTTCGGGGTTTCGCGTCGCGGCCTGTCGATGGATTCGGTGACGCGAAACAACGGAAGTCGAAACGGCGAATCGCGCGGCCGAGAAATACGCCCGGATCATGAATTCGGAATCCAGACCGGCGCGGTTGCGATCGCGGCCGCCGAAGTCGGTGTATCCCCCTAAACGGCGAAACAGTGACACGCGGAAACACGCCGTCGGATTCATGGCGAAATAACGAATGTAGTTTCCGTAAGGATGGTAGGAACGCCGGAACCGTTTGATTGTCGACCCGGCGTCTTCCATGTCTGCTTCGGTGAATTGCTCCATCGTCGCGGCAAAATAGTCTGCGTCAGACAACCGCAAAAGATTACCGGCGGTGTGCAGACGATGGGGCAAACTGACATCATCACCGTCTTGCACCGCAACCAAATCCGTTTCGAAATACGGCGACACGTTGTTGAACGAAACGTATTGGCCCACGTTCCTGGAATTTCGGTAAATCCGCACGTTCGGAAACGAGCCCCAATAGCGAAACAGCGTGTCCACGTTTTCCGGGCTGGCGTCATCGATCAAGTGGAGGATGACTTCGGCGCCCTGCTGATTGAAGATGCTTTCGATTGCCTGTGCGACGTATTCGAGCTGGCCGTAGACAGGGAGCACGACGTCACACGGGACCGACGACTGGGGGTATCCGATCGCCTGATGACGAAAAGAGCCCAGCCGTTCGTGGTACACCGGAGCCGGGCCCAAGAGCGGAGGTTGCCAAGCACGATGCAGCTGCACCGAAGGCAACGGCATCACTTGAATCTTCGCGCCGGAGCGTTTGGCGCGGGCGATCAGTTCGGCATCTTGATCGGTCTTTCGATCGGCAAACCCGCCCAGATCGATCAAGCAGCTGCGTCGGATCACCAGGGTCGGCCACGGAATCGTCGACTCAAACGCATCCGTCGGAGCCCTCGCCATCACTTCGCCCGCCGGGGTCAGCATGGGCGATCCGATGAAGTCCGCTCCGGTGCGACGCAATTCGCCAACCGCACTGGCGATTCGGTTGGGCAGGGACAACGCGGCGGGGTGCTGCAACGCGATAAACTCGCTCCGCGCCGTCGGCGCCAGTTCATGAACGGTGTCAAACCAGCGTTTCGAGGCGGCAATGCGGTGCACGTGCACGTTCCAGCGTGTCTGGTAGTCATCGGCCAGCGTCTGTGCGTCGGGACCAGCGGTGATCAGATGAAGATTGACCAATGCGTTTTGCTGTTCGAGCACGCTTTCAATCGATCGCCGCGTCGCTTCGGAAGCGTCACGACAACACAGGAAAACATCACACGTCGCCAGCCCCGGACGCTGGACTGCCAGTTCGCCGACGACGGCTTCCTCGCTGATCCGCAGCAATGCCTGGGCGCGTTCTGTCCGCCGTCGATCACCCGAAGGCTCGTTTTCCAAGACCTTCGCAGCCGCTTCGCTGAGCAGGGATGGCAAGACGCTGTTGACAAAACTACTGGCAACCGGAGTGGATCCGACGCAGGCCTGGCAGGCATCGCGCGTCACATCGCATAGATTGCTGGGTTTGTCGTGCGAGCCGATTTGCAGCAGTTGCTGAATCAACCCACAGGTCGCGACTTCGGTTGATTCGGCACGTCGCAGATTGAAGCGAAAAGGGCAGTTCAGGTTTTCGGAATTCATTGAAACATTGCGTGAATAGACCCGACGGTCGTGATCGGCGAGTGTCAACTCGCCTATGCTAATGGTTTCGGACGTCGGGTGTTTCGATGTCCGCCTATTCAGAGCGATTCCAACGCAAGGAACTGAAGATGATGCAGACTGCGATTGTCTCACCGGTCAACAGAGAAGATTCGTCGGCACCACCCCATTCCAGTGGCGCCGAGGGCCTTGGATACGCGCTCTGGAGATTCGATGGTGTCCAGTGGCAACTGAAAAAGAACTGTGCGCTCGACGGCGCCGCAGTCGGCCCACCACCCACGGTTCCGGGGAAATTTGCCGGGCAGTTGCGAGCGACCGCGTGCGTTGCCGGCTAGCGTTTAGTTGACTTTTAGGGACAGTCCAGCTTAGGGCAACCGGTTTTTCGAGTACGATGGCCCTTCCGGGCCGTCGTCCGCTGGACTCCCGACGACGACCTGGAAAGGACGTCGTACATCGGTCCGCAATAGGTCATGGGGTATGAGTTCTCGAACACCGGAGACTTGTCTCTATCGCGAACCAGACGGTGAAACCGCCGTCTGTGGCCTGTTGAAGAAGATCTCTGGCATCGAGAGCCACCCCGGATTGCAGGTTGCCGGCGATGCGTGTCGCGCCTGTTGCCAATCGTATCCGCCGTCGGAAAAGGATTTGAATCCGATCGTTGCGTCGTTGCTGTTCGAACTGACCGAGCAAGTCGTCGATGGAAACGGCGTTCCCGATTGCAACGTTGAAACGGCAAAGACGCTGAATCGCTGGGCCGAACGCTCGTTGCCCGCGGTCGCCCCCGACGAAGACGATGGTCTGGATATCGCGGGCAAGTCGTACGACCACCTTGCCGGAGTCACCGCAGACGAAATCGCAAACTATCTTCCCCGGCCGCAAGTCTCCGAATCTCGATCGGCAGGAAAGGTCGCAACGTGGTCCGTGGGCGTCACCACCGCGCCACGGCGATTACCGACCTTGGAACGTTCTGTCCGATCGGTCCTGGATTCCGGTTGGCACGACCCGGTGTTGTTTGTTGATGGTGATGTTGACGTTCCAGCGTCCTTGGGGACGCTCGCGACGTGCCGCCGAACTCCAGCCGTGGGCGCGTTCCCGAACTACGTTCTGTCACTGGGCGAACTGTTCATGCGAGACCCGCACGCGGATGCCTACCTGATGATCCAAGACGACGCGTTGTTGTTGGGGACTCCGGCGATGCGTGAGTATTTGCAAACTGTGCTGTGGCCGGGTGATGGGGCTTGGATTGCATCGCTGTATTGCAGCAAACAATACACGCAAGCGTCGACGGGGTGGCACACGTTTCCCGACCGCTGGGTGTGGGGCGCGGTGGCATTTGTGTTTTCTCCTGCAGCGCTCCGGCTGTTTCTGGCATCACCGCTCGTTTATCAGCATCGCGCGCTGCCGGGCGCCAAGGGGCTGTCCAGAATCGATGTCGCGATCGGCCACGTCGCCGTGGCCAACGAGATCCCGATTCTGTTCCCCAGCCCCAGCCTGGTCCAACACATCGGCACGGTCAGCACGATCTGGAATTTGGCCCGCGCGGTCAACGCAAGACACGCGAATCGATTTCTCGGGGACCTGCTGTAGCAAAAGTGGCGTAAGCTTCTAGCTT
Encoded here:
- a CDS encoding bifunctional serine/threonine-protein kinase/formylglycine-generating enzyme family protein, with the translated sequence MTDPENDNDLRDDGRETRTQLTSEPSGFSHDGGDDPIGETIDSASVTNPDNRPEREEEELPAAIGRYRIESMLGKGGFGSVYLAFDDELQRNVTIKVPHTHRIKSSKDVNAFLTEARTLAKLEHPNVVPVHDVGTTPEGQCFIVSRYIDGSDLVGRMRTSPLSIGESVELVATIAEALHYVHHQGVIHRDIKPSNILLDKRGTAYLADFGLALLEDDGIGSKAVAGTPAYMSPEQARGENHLVKATSDIFSLGVVLYQLLAGRRPFVAEPGQSVTQLIQEQEASPLRDLNRDVPAEIERICMKALSKRATARHQTALDFSEDLRHFLAHGENLDLISSTLIPHEQGRSGERSRSSRRALGIVPRGLRSFGPQDAHFFMGLLPGPYDRDGTPESILFWKRRIEERDPENSFRIGLIYGPSGCGKSSFVKAGLVPTLSSDVIPVVIEAAPDATETRLLNRLRRSCPYLDTELGLPESIATLRRGHVMGQGKKVLLVIDQFEQWLYSVEQPEHSVLAKALRQCDGEHVQCILMVRDDFWLAFSRFMDHLEVDLMQNKNMALIDLFDPQHARRVLTEFGRAFGRLPEHSAELSRDARSFVAQAIEGLAEHGKITPVRLALFAEMVKNKPWTTATLRKIGGTAGVGVMFLDENFSSENAPASYRIHLNAVYATLGALLPQPGTNLKGHMRSREELLELSGYSDQPKQFQSLMRALDTELHLITRTDPEGRGDLSVSRSGIHSDLQSGNRSGVQSGSLSQSVYYHLAHDYLVPAIRDWQARMQRGTRKGRAEIRLAQRTEVWDARPDSRHLPTLPEWVSILAFTRRDHWDDAQQRMMKSATRRHVSGIAIASMFLLLVGWGVLQYSSWNRAKALTGQLAIAKVGEVSGLLDQLEGRERWTTDRLIDIQQASQPGSPTHLFASLALLRSGSDELENIKPALLRSDPETLALLCQELRRHGSRLAGHLWERAEDESVAPKSDEKGRLVSPRFNAALVLANFDPPGQTPASRNRWNAVADPFADELIHFANIDRRYFRSMVDLIRPATPVLVGPLAEVMTDPDGEETELRRSAAQNLLINLLEDDVPELTHQLLHADVAQILFSIDLIDKHRNAVRPLLNAAVAKQLDLRDPDWKRDAKRKATAAAILLRHGASNSDIWSTFQPDQMPTEGLAKTLESDDWVRSELQRLLAAKEYEALGSADREELISRYRQITFGRTAIPNARTRLVQRIRAFGVDPDPIAQRLLVESDVPTQCGLMQALGEYPREQVNADLRDRVITLAQGWFTTASDARLRANSLWFLRQWKEADWVRGRLYLVKPEQPSKRNWYVNSEGHTMIQLPPHEPEDSYRIEVAMAEVTLGQMRRSMPDGVESRGWKAPSDDAAVGSVTYHDAVAYCNWLSRETGLQEDQLCYPDRTDDSIEPVLLYPDYKQRTGYRLPMAEEWFFMCTGGAITDYSFGSCEQPSYLLSTDRISEGYSPAKPTDGNGSWAVGLARPNGFGIFDTYSNVREWTSDIDQGNATRLQVCGFDYRFHLGMSGVQPRYLGWSQPHSQPSFYGLRVFRSRPTAAE
- a CDS encoding glycosyltransferase family 2 protein codes for the protein MNSENLNCPFRFNLRRAESTEVATCGLIQQLLQIGSHDKPSNLCDVTRDACQACVGSTPVASSFVNSVLPSLLSEAAAKVLENEPSGDRRRTERAQALLRISEEAVVGELAVQRPGLATCDVFLCCRDASEATRRSIESVLEQQNALVNLHLITAGPDAQTLADDYQTRWNVHVHRIAASKRWFDTVHELAPTARSEFIALQHPAALSLPNRIASAVGELRRTGADFIGSPMLTPAGEVMARAPTDAFESTIPWPTLVIRRSCLIDLGGFADRKTDQDAELIARAKRSGAKIQVMPLPSVQLHRAWQPPLLGPAPVYHERLGSFRHQAIGYPQSSVPCDVVLPVYGQLEYVAQAIESIFNQQGAEVILHLIDDASPENVDTLFRYWGSFPNVRIYRNSRNVGQYVSFNNVSPYFETDLVAVQDGDDVSLPHRLHTAGNLLRLSDADYFAATMEQFTEADMEDAGSTIKRFRRSYHPYGNYIRYFAMNPTACFRVSLFRRLGGYTDFGGRDRNRAGLDSEFMIRAYFSAARFAVSTSVVSRHRIHRQAATRNPETGFGSMTRAFALEECRRRIALYQNAAFDPRAFGALGRDRNVTQRVGN